From Staphylococcus sp. M0911, a single genomic window includes:
- a CDS encoding ribonuclease J, whose product MSLIKKKNKDIRIIPLGGVGEIAKNMYIVEVDDEMFMLDAGLMFPEDEMLGVDIVIPDIQYVIENKEKLKGIFLTHGHEHAMGAVSYILEQVDAPVYGSKLTIALVKENMKSRNINKKVRYYSVNHESVMRFKNVNISFFNTTHSIPDSLGICIHTSYGSIVYTGEFKFDQSLSGQYSPDFKRMAEIGEEGVFALISDSTEAEKPGYNTPENVIEHHMYDAFAKVKGRLIVSCYASNFIRIQQVLNIASQLNRKVSFLGRSLESSFNIARKMGYFDIPKDLLIPISEVENYPKNEVIIIATGMQGEPVEALSQMAQQKHKIMNIEKGDSVFLAITASANMEVIIADTLNELVRAGAHIIPNNKKIHASSHGCMEELKMMINIMKPEYFVPVQGEFKMQIAHAKLAAEAGVAPEKIFLVEKGDVINYDGKNMVLNEKVHSGNVLIDGIGVGDVGNIVLRDRHLLAEDGIFIAVVTLDPKNRRIAAGPEIQSRGFVYVRESEDLLKEAEEKVREIVEAGLQEKRIEWSEIKQNMRDKISKLLFESTKRRPMIIPVISEI is encoded by the coding sequence TTGAGTTTAATAAAGAAAAAAAACAAAGACATTCGCATCATACCACTTGGTGGTGTTGGAGAAATTGCGAAAAATATGTATATCGTTGAAGTAGACGATGAAATGTTTATGCTTGATGCAGGCTTAATGTTTCCAGAAGATGAAATGTTAGGTGTAGATATTGTAATACCAGACATTCAATATGTCATTGAAAATAAAGAAAAGTTAAAAGGAATATTCCTTACACATGGACATGAACATGCAATGGGTGCTGTAAGTTATATTTTAGAACAAGTTGATGCACCTGTTTATGGTTCAAAATTAACAATTGCACTTGTTAAAGAGAATATGAAATCTCGAAATATTAATAAAAAAGTGCGTTATTATTCAGTTAATCATGAATCTGTGATGCGTTTTAAAAATGTGAATATTAGTTTCTTTAATACTACACACAGTATTCCTGATAGTTTAGGCATTTGTATCCACACTTCTTATGGATCAATTGTTTATACTGGTGAATTTAAATTTGATCAAAGTTTAAGTGGACAATATTCTCCAGATTTCAAACGTATGGCTGAAATTGGTGAAGAAGGCGTATTTGCATTAATTAGTGACTCTACAGAAGCAGAAAAACCGGGATATAATACACCTGAAAATGTCATCGAACATCATATGTATGATGCATTTGCAAAAGTCAAAGGTCGTTTGATTGTTTCATGTTATGCATCGAATTTTATCAGAATTCAACAAGTGTTGAATATTGCTAGCCAATTAAATCGAAAAGTGTCATTTTTAGGTCGTTCATTAGAAAGTTCATTTAATATCGCACGCAAAATGGGATATTTCGATATTCCTAAAGATTTACTTATTCCAATTAGTGAAGTTGAAAATTATCCGAAAAATGAAGTCATCATCATTGCAACAGGAATGCAAGGTGAACCTGTAGAAGCGTTAAGTCAAATGGCTCAACAAAAACATAAAATTATGAACATCGAAAAAGGTGATTCAGTTTTCTTAGCAATTACTGCATCTGCAAATATGGAAGTGATTATTGCTGATACATTAAATGAATTAGTACGTGCTGGTGCACACATTATTCCAAATAACAAAAAAATACATGCATCAAGCCATGGTTGCATGGAAGAGTTAAAAATGATGATTAACATTATGAAACCAGAATACTTTGTACCAGTTCAAGGTGAATTCAAAATGCAAATTGCTCATGCTAAGTTAGCAGCCGAAGCAGGTGTTGCGCCTGAAAAGATTTTCCTTGTTGAAAAAGGGGACGTCATTAATTATGATGGCAAGAATATGGTATTAAATGAAAAAGTTCATTCTGGTAATGTATTAATTGACGGTATTGGCGTAGGAGATGTCGGTAATATTGTATTAAGAGACCGTCATTTATTAGCTGAAGATGGTATTTTTATTGCTGTCGTAACGCTCGACCCTAAAAACCGTAGAATTGCTGCTGGACCTGAAATTCAATCGAGAGGCTTTGTATATGTAAGAGAAAGCGAAGACTTATTAAAAGAAGCTGAAGAAAAAGTACGTGAAATTGTTGAAGCTGGCTTACAAGAAAAACGAATTGAATGGTCAGAAATCAAACAAAACATGAGAGATAAAATTAGTAAATTACTTTTCGAAAGCACAAAACGTCGTCCAATGATTATTCCAGTTATTTCTGAAATATAA
- the truB gene encoding tRNA pseudouridine(55) synthase TruB: protein MYNGILPVYKDRGLTSHDVVFKLRKILKTKKIGHTGTLDPEVSGVLPICIGSATRVSDYVMEMGKSYNATVTIGRSTTTEDQTGETVEYQNIEENTLTETQVDDIINQFKGTIEQIPPMYSSVKVNGKRLYEYARNNETVERPVRKVTIKHIVRTSPLRFKDGECHFDISVNCGKGTYIRTLATDIGAKLGLPAHMSLLTRVQSGGFGLEQSLTLDDIRSLHEHDALQDKLFPIEYGLKGLPQISIDDEQIKQRILNGQKFYKKQFQNITNDQFVFVNDSTQKAMAIYIVHPDKPDELKPKKVFN, encoded by the coding sequence ATGTATAACGGTATATTACCAGTATATAAAGATCGAGGGTTAACAAGTCACGATGTGGTATTTAAATTAAGAAAGATACTTAAAACTAAAAAAATCGGTCATACGGGCACGTTGGATCCCGAAGTATCAGGTGTCCTACCTATATGTATCGGTTCGGCAACACGTGTAAGTGATTATGTTATGGAAATGGGGAAATCCTATAATGCAACCGTAACAATTGGAAGAAGTACAACAACAGAAGATCAAACAGGAGAAACTGTTGAATATCAAAATATTGAAGAAAATACATTAACTGAAACTCAGGTGGATGACATTATCAATCAATTTAAAGGTACAATTGAACAAATTCCACCCATGTACTCATCCGTTAAAGTTAATGGGAAAAGATTATATGAGTATGCACGTAATAATGAAACTGTGGAGCGCCCAGTGAGAAAAGTAACCATTAAACACATAGTACGTACATCACCTTTAAGATTCAAAGATGGAGAATGTCATTTCGATATTTCAGTAAATTGTGGTAAAGGAACATATATTAGAACATTAGCGACTGATATAGGTGCAAAGTTAGGCTTGCCAGCACATATGTCATTATTAACACGTGTTCAATCAGGAGGATTTGGTCTTGAACAAAGTCTCACTCTTGATGATATACGTTCTTTACATGAGCATGATGCATTACAAGATAAATTGTTTCCTATAGAATATGGTTTGAAAGGTTTACCACAAATTAGTATAGATGATGAACAAATCAAACAACGCATTTTAAATGGTCAAAAGTTTTATAAAAAGCAATTTCAAAATATAACGAATGACCAATTTGTATTTGTTAATGATTCAACTCAAAAAGCGATGGCAATATACATTGTACATCCAGATAAACCAGATGAATTAAAACCAAAAAAAGTATTTAATTAA
- a CDS encoding DNA translocase FtsK, which translates to MPQAKKKSPTKRKSNTTRKKSTTKKKQTESPLRYIIAIIVVILVILGAFQLGIVGRMIDSFFNYFVGMSRYLTYILILLATGFITYSKKIPKTRRTVGTITLQVALLFISQLYYHFSKGVISEREPVLSYVYQSYKHSHFPNFGGGLIGYYLLELFIPLISIIGVFIITVLLVASSIILLFNLRHRDVTKKVFESVRASSISATQTLKEKREANKSNKEQRVKDKAERIDKRHRINDKDEVKDVSDLPEVPQDSDIPIYGHSDSEQEPTPSRRKKRSFSNDSEQMSPMTNGTPNTSQPSTVDEPENHQQSSDEDNENSISEAGEEMNAAYVVPPLSLLNQPTQKQSTSKAEVKRKGQVLESTMKNFGVDAKVTQIKIGPAVTQYEVQPAQGVKVNKIVNLHNDIALALAAKDVRIEAPIPGRSAVGIEVPNDKISLVALKEVLEEKFPSNDKLEVGLGRDISGDPITIQLNEMPHLLVAGSTGSGKSVCINGIITSLLLNAKPHEVKLMLIDPKMVELNVYNGIPHLLIPVVTNPHKAAQALEKIVAEMERRYDLFQHSSTRNIEGYNQFIRKQNRELDEKQAELPYIVVIVDELADLMMVAGKEVENAIQRITQMARAAGIHLIVATQRPSVDVITGIIKNNIPSRIAFAVSSQTDSRTIIGSGGAEKLLGKGDMLYVGNGDSTKTRIQGAFLSDQEVQDVVNYVVEQQQANYVKEMEPDAPVDKSEMKSEDTLYDEAYLFVIEKQKASTSLLQRQFRIGYNRASRLMDDLERNQVIGPQKGSKPRQILVDIDKDEV; encoded by the coding sequence TTGCCACAAGCAAAGAAAAAATCGCCGACAAAGAGAAAATCGAATACAACTAGGAAAAAATCAACCACAAAGAAAAAGCAAACAGAGAGTCCATTAAGATACATCATTGCTATCATTGTGGTTATTTTAGTCATTTTAGGTGCTTTTCAATTAGGCATCGTTGGACGAATGATTGATAGTTTCTTTAATTATTTTGTCGGAATGAGTCGTTATTTAACATATATATTAATATTATTAGCAACTGGATTTATCACATATTCTAAAAAAATTCCTAAAACAAGACGTACGGTTGGTACGATTACGTTACAAGTAGCGTTATTATTTATTTCTCAATTATATTATCACTTTAGTAAAGGTGTCATATCTGAAAGAGAACCAGTTTTATCATACGTTTATCAATCATACAAACATAGTCATTTTCCTAATTTTGGTGGCGGCTTAATTGGATATTATCTATTAGAGTTATTTATTCCACTCATTTCTATTATTGGCGTATTTATCATTACTGTTTTACTTGTTGCTTCAAGTATTATTTTATTATTTAATTTACGACATAGAGATGTAACTAAAAAAGTATTTGAAAGTGTTAGAGCATCGAGCATTTCAGCCACTCAAACTTTAAAAGAAAAACGTGAAGCTAATAAATCGAATAAAGAACAAAGAGTTAAAGATAAGGCTGAAAGAATAGACAAACGACATCGTATTAATGATAAAGACGAAGTTAAAGATGTTTCAGATTTACCTGAAGTACCTCAAGATAGCGATATTCCTATTTATGGACACAGTGATTCTGAGCAAGAACCTACGCCTTCTAGACGAAAAAAGCGTTCATTTAGTAATGATTCAGAACAAATGTCACCAATGACAAATGGCACTCCAAACACTTCACAACCATCAACAGTAGATGAGCCAGAAAATCATCAACAGTCTAGTGATGAAGATAATGAAAATTCAATTTCAGAAGCTGGAGAAGAAATGAATGCGGCTTATGTTGTGCCACCATTATCATTATTAAACCAACCAACACAAAAACAATCGACATCAAAAGCAGAAGTGAAAAGAAAAGGTCAAGTTCTAGAATCTACGATGAAAAACTTTGGTGTAGATGCTAAAGTGACACAAATTAAAATAGGTCCAGCAGTTACACAATATGAAGTGCAGCCAGCGCAAGGTGTGAAAGTCAATAAAATAGTAAACTTGCATAATGATATTGCTTTAGCGTTAGCAGCTAAAGATGTACGAATAGAAGCGCCAATCCCAGGCCGTTCAGCTGTTGGGATAGAAGTTCCAAATGATAAAATTTCTCTTGTAGCACTCAAAGAAGTTTTAGAGGAAAAATTCCCATCTAATGATAAATTAGAAGTAGGTTTGGGTAGAGACATCTCAGGCGATCCTATAACGATTCAATTGAATGAAATGCCACACTTGTTGGTAGCAGGTTCTACCGGTAGTGGTAAATCAGTTTGTATCAATGGAATCATTACAAGCTTGTTATTAAACGCGAAACCGCATGAAGTAAAACTTATGCTGATTGATCCAAAAATGGTAGAATTAAATGTATACAATGGTATTCCACATTTATTAATACCAGTTGTAACTAATCCACATAAAGCAGCTCAAGCATTGGAAAAAATAGTAGCTGAAATGGAGAGACGTTATGATTTATTCCAACATTCATCAACTAGAAACATTGAAGGTTACAATCAGTTTATAAGAAAACAAAATAGAGAATTAGATGAAAAACAAGCTGAGTTACCTTATATCGTTGTCATTGTCGATGAATTAGCGGACTTGATGATGGTAGCAGGTAAAGAAGTGGAAAATGCAATTCAACGTATTACACAAATGGCCCGTGCAGCAGGTATACATTTAATCGTTGCAACACAAAGACCATCAGTGGATGTTATCACAGGTATTATTAAAAATAATATTCCATCAAGAATTGCCTTTGCTGTAAGTTCTCAAACAGACTCAAGAACAATCATTGGATCTGGTGGAGCTGAAAAATTATTAGGTAAAGGTGATATGTTGTACGTTGGAAATGGAGATTCAACTAAAACTAGAATACAAGGTGCATTCTTAAGTGACCAAGAAGTTCAAGATGTAGTTAACTATGTTGTTGAGCAACAACAAGCAAATTATGTTAAAGAAATGGAACCTGATGCGCCAGTAGATAAGTCAGAAATGAAAAGTGAAGATACCTTATATGATGAAGCCTATTTATTTGTAATTGAAAAACAAAAAGCAAGTACATCTTTATTACAGAGACAGTTTAGAATTGGGTATAACCGAGCATCACGCCTGATGGATGATCTTGAAAGAAACCAAGTGATTGGTCCACAAAAAGGTAGTAAACCAAGACAAATTTTAGTTGATATTGATAAAGATGAGGTGTAA
- the infB gene encoding translation initiation factor IF-2 has product MSKQRIYEYAKELNLKSKEIIDELKSMNVEVSNHMQALEDDQIKALDKKFKPGQSNETQKNTQNNHNKSENKQQSNQKQNNNKSNNQNKQNNNNKGKQQSNQHNNNNKKNNKNNKNNKNNKKNNQKQSAPQQAEPKEMPSKITYQEGITVGELADKLNVESSGIVKKLFLLGIVANINQSLDQETLELIADDYGVEIEEEVIIEEEDLSIYFDDETEDPDAIERPAVVTIMGHVDHGKTTLLDSIRHTKVTAGEAGGITQHIGAYQIENEGKKITFLDTPGHAAFTTMRARGAQVTDITILVVAADDGVMPQTIEAINHAKEANVPTIVAVNKIDKPTANPDRVMQELTEYGLIPEDWGGDTIFVPLSALSGDGIDSLLEMIGLVAEVQELKANPDKQAVGTVIEAELDKSRGPAASLLVQNGTLHQGDSIVVGNTYGRIRAMVNDLGQRIKTAGPSTPVEITGINDVPQAGDRFVVFKDEKQARRIGEARHEESVIQQRQESKNVTLDNLFEQMKQGEMKDLNVIIKGDVQGSVEALAASLMKIDVEGVNVRIIHTAVGAINESDVTLANASNGIIIGFNVRPDAGAKRAAEAENVDMRLHRVIYNVIEEIESAMKGLLDPEYEEQVIGQAEVRQTFKVSKVGTIAGSYVTEGKITRNAGVRVIRDGIVQFEGELDTLKRFKDDAKEVAQGYECGITIEKYNDLKEGDIIEAFEMVEIKR; this is encoded by the coding sequence ATGAGTAAACAAAGAATTTACGAATATGCGAAAGAATTAAATCTAAAGAGTAAAGAGATTATAGATGAATTAAAGAGTATGAACGTTGAAGTGTCGAACCATATGCAAGCTTTAGAAGATGACCAAATTAAAGCTTTAGACAAAAAGTTCAAACCAGGACAAAGTAACGAAACACAAAAGAATACTCAAAATAATCACAATAAATCTGAAAATAAGCAACAAAGTAACCAAAAACAAAATAATAATAAATCAAATAATCAAAACAAGCAGAATAATAACAACAAAGGTAAACAACAAAGTAATCAACACAACAATAACAATAAGAAGAATAATAAAAATAACAAAAACAACAAAAATAATAAAAAGAATAACCAAAAGCAAAGTGCTCCACAACAAGCAGAACCTAAAGAAATGCCATCTAAAATTACGTATCAAGAAGGCATTACAGTAGGAGAATTAGCAGATAAACTGAATGTTGAATCTTCAGGTATTGTAAAAAAATTATTCTTATTAGGTATTGTTGCTAACATTAACCAATCATTGGACCAAGAGACACTTGAGTTAATTGCAGATGACTATGGTGTTGAAATTGAAGAGGAAGTCATCATTGAAGAAGAAGATTTATCTATTTATTTCGACGATGAAACTGAAGATCCAGATGCAATTGAACGTCCTGCAGTTGTTACTATTATGGGACACGTTGACCATGGTAAAACAACATTATTAGATTCAATTCGTCATACTAAAGTAACTGCAGGTGAAGCGGGTGGTATCACACAACATATTGGTGCTTACCAAATCGAAAATGAAGGTAAAAAGATTACTTTCCTTGATACACCTGGACACGCGGCATTCACTACAATGCGTGCACGTGGCGCTCAAGTTACAGATATTACAATCCTAGTAGTAGCTGCAGATGACGGTGTTATGCCTCAAACAATTGAAGCGATTAATCACGCTAAAGAAGCGAATGTTCCTACAATTGTTGCAGTTAATAAAATAGATAAACCAACCGCAAATCCTGACCGTGTAATGCAAGAGTTAACAGAGTACGGTTTAATTCCAGAAGACTGGGGTGGCGATACGATCTTCGTACCACTATCAGCATTAAGTGGAGACGGTATCGATAGCCTATTAGAAATGATTGGTTTAGTTGCAGAAGTTCAAGAGTTGAAAGCAAACCCTGATAAACAAGCAGTAGGTACTGTGATTGAAGCTGAATTAGATAAATCAAGAGGACCTGCAGCATCATTACTAGTACAAAATGGTACATTACATCAAGGAGATTCAATTGTTGTAGGTAATACGTATGGCCGTATTCGTGCGATGGTTAATGACTTAGGTCAACGAATCAAAACTGCTGGTCCATCTACACCAGTTGAAATTACAGGTATTAATGATGTACCACAAGCTGGCGATCGCTTTGTAGTATTTAAAGATGAAAAACAAGCGCGTCGTATTGGTGAAGCACGTCATGAAGAAAGCGTTATTCAACAACGTCAAGAAAGTAAAAACGTTACGTTAGATAACTTGTTCGAACAAATGAAACAAGGTGAAATGAAAGACTTAAACGTTATTATTAAAGGTGACGTACAAGGTTCAGTTGAAGCATTAGCAGCATCATTAATGAAAATAGATGTTGAAGGTGTGAATGTACGTATTATTCATACTGCTGTAGGTGCAATTAATGAATCTGACGTTACTTTAGCCAATGCATCAAATGGTATTATCATCGGATTCAATGTACGTCCTGATGCTGGTGCTAAGCGTGCAGCTGAAGCAGAAAACGTAGATATGCGTTTACACCGTGTCATTTATAACGTTATTGAAGAAATTGAATCAGCTATGAAAGGTCTACTTGACCCTGAATATGAAGAGCAAGTCATTGGTCAAGCAGAAGTACGTCAAACATTCAAAGTTTCTAAAGTTGGTACAATAGCAGGTAGTTATGTTACTGAAGGAAAAATTACTCGTAATGCAGGCGTACGCGTTATTCGTGATGGCATTGTTCAATTTGAAGGTGAATTAGACACATTAAAACGTTTCAAAGACGATGCTAAAGAAGTAGCCCAAGGTTATGAATGTGGTATTACGATTGAAAAATATAACGACCTAAAAGAAGGCGACATTATTGAAGCGTTCGAAATGGTTGAAATCAAAAGATAA
- the pnp gene encoding polyribonucleotide nucleotidyltransferase: MSQEKKVFKTEWAGRSLTIETGQLAKQANGAVLVRYGDTVVLSTATASKEPRDGDFFPLTVNYEEKMYAAGKIPGGFKKREGRPGDDATLTARLIDRPIRPLFPKGYKHDVQIMNIVLSADPDCSPEMAAMIGSSMALSVSDIPFLGPIAGVNVGYVDGKYVINPTVAEKEVSRLDLEVAGHKDAVNMVEAGASEITESEMLEAIFFGHDEIKRLVAFQQEIIDYIQPEKQAFIPVERDEALVEKVKSLTEAKGLKDTVLTFDKQQRDINLDALKEDIVAEFIDEEDPDNEALIKEVYAILNDLVKEEVRRLIADEKIRPDGRKPDEIRPLESEVGLLPRAHGSGLFTRGQTQALSVLTLGALGDYQLIDGLGPEEEKRFMHHYNFPNFSVGETGPVRAPGRREIGHGALGERALKYIIPDTSDFPYTVRIVSEVLESNGSSSQASICGSTLALMDAGVPIKAPVAGIAMGLVTREDSYTILTDIQGMEDALGDMDFKVAGTKDGITAIQMDIKIDGLTREVIEEALEQARQGRLAIMDHMLQTIDQPRNELSAYAPKVVTMNIKPEKIRDVIGPGGKKINEIIDETGVKLDIEQDGQIFIGAIDQEMINRAREIIEEITREAEVGQVYNAKVKRIEKYGAFVELFPGKDALLHISQISTERINKVEDVLKLGDSIEVKVTEIDKQGRVNASHKAINEK, from the coding sequence ATGTCTCAAGAGAAGAAAGTGTTTAAAACTGAGTGGGCTGGCAGATCATTAACGATTGAGACAGGACAATTAGCCAAACAAGCTAATGGTGCTGTTTTAGTTCGTTATGGTGATACAGTTGTCTTATCAACTGCTACAGCTTCTAAGGAACCACGTGATGGTGACTTTTTCCCATTAACAGTTAATTATGAAGAAAAAATGTACGCTGCAGGTAAGATTCCTGGAGGATTTAAAAAAAGAGAAGGACGTCCAGGAGATGACGCAACATTAACTGCACGATTAATAGATAGACCAATACGACCGTTGTTCCCTAAAGGCTATAAGCACGATGTTCAAATTATGAATATTGTACTCAGTGCTGACCCTGATTGTTCGCCTGAAATGGCTGCTATGATTGGTTCTTCAATGGCATTAAGTGTGTCTGACATACCATTCTTAGGACCTATCGCAGGTGTCAATGTAGGATATGTAGATGGCAAGTATGTGATTAATCCAACCGTTGCTGAAAAAGAAGTTTCACGTTTAGATTTAGAGGTAGCAGGCCATAAAGATGCAGTTAACATGGTTGAAGCTGGAGCAAGTGAAATCACAGAAAGTGAAATGCTTGAGGCAATCTTCTTTGGTCATGACGAAATTAAACGACTAGTTGCTTTCCAACAAGAAATCATAGATTATATTCAACCGGAAAAACAGGCGTTTATTCCAGTTGAAAGAGACGAGGCACTTGTTGAAAAGGTTAAATCATTAACAGAAGCTAAAGGTTTAAAAGACACAGTACTAACTTTTGACAAACAACAACGTGATATTAATTTAGACGCATTAAAAGAAGATATTGTTGCTGAATTTATTGATGAAGAAGATCCTGATAATGAGGCGTTAATTAAAGAAGTATATGCCATTTTAAACGATTTAGTTAAAGAAGAAGTGAGACGTCTGATTGCAGACGAAAAAATCCGTCCAGATGGTCGTAAACCAGATGAAATCCGTCCGTTAGAATCAGAAGTAGGACTTCTTCCAAGAGCACACGGTTCAGGATTATTCACTCGTGGTCAAACACAAGCCTTATCCGTTTTAACATTAGGTGCCCTTGGAGATTATCAACTAATTGATGGTCTTGGACCTGAAGAAGAAAAGCGCTTCATGCATCACTATAATTTCCCTAACTTCTCTGTTGGTGAAACTGGTCCTGTAAGAGCGCCAGGTCGTCGTGAAATTGGTCACGGTGCACTAGGTGAAAGAGCGCTTAAATATATTATTCCAGATACATCGGATTTCCCATATACTGTACGAATCGTAAGTGAAGTATTAGAATCAAATGGTTCATCATCACAAGCTTCTATTTGTGGTTCAACATTAGCATTAATGGATGCCGGCGTACCAATCAAAGCACCAGTTGCCGGAATCGCAATGGGATTAGTTACACGTGAAGATAGTTACACTATTTTAACTGATATCCAAGGTATGGAAGATGCACTTGGTGATATGGACTTTAAAGTCGCTGGTACTAAAGATGGTATTACAGCAATTCAAATGGATATTAAAATTGATGGTCTTACACGTGAAGTAATTGAAGAAGCTTTAGAACAAGCCCGTCAAGGTCGTTTAGCGATTATGGATCATATGTTACAAACAATTGATCAACCTAGAAATGAATTAAGTGCGTATGCACCAAAAGTGGTTACTATGAATATTAAACCTGAAAAAATTAGAGACGTAATTGGACCTGGTGGTAAAAAAATCAATGAAATTATTGATGAAACAGGTGTAAAATTAGATATCGAACAAGATGGACAAATATTCATTGGTGCTATAGATCAAGAAATGATTAATCGTGCACGTGAAATCATTGAAGAAATCACTCGTGAAGCTGAAGTTGGTCAAGTATACAATGCTAAAGTAAAACGCATTGAAAAATATGGTGCCTTTGTAGAATTGTTCCCTGGAAAAGATGCGTTATTACACATCTCACAAATTTCAACTGAGCGTATTAATAAAGTTGAAGATGTATTAAAATTAGGTGATTCAATCGAAGTTAAAGTAACTGAAATTGATAAACAAGGCCGCGTTAATGCATCTCACAAAGCTATTAATGAAAAATAA
- the ribF gene encoding riboflavin biosynthesis protein RibF: MKVIEITHPIQEDQRINENVAMAFGFFDGMHKGHDKVFQTLDQQAQSRGLKKAVMTFDPHPSVVLNPERKRTTYLTPLSDKIDMIASHDVDYCIVINFSSRFANVTSEEFIEEYIIKNNVKEVIAGFDFTFGKFGKGNMTVLNEVDSFNTTIVGKQELDDEKISTTAIRDALQNGELQKANEELGYLYKIKGTVVQGEKRGRTIGFPTANVHPSDDYLLPKKGVYAVSMEIGTEQKLYRGVANVGVKPTFHDPAKAEVVIEVNIFDFDENIYGERVVVYWHHFLRPEIKFDGIDPLVEQMNDDKARAKYLLSVDFGDDVSYNI, encoded by the coding sequence ATGAAAGTGATAGAAATTACCCATCCAATTCAAGAAGACCAACGAATAAATGAAAATGTTGCGATGGCGTTTGGTTTCTTTGATGGTATGCATAAAGGGCATGATAAAGTTTTTCAAACATTAGATCAACAGGCACAATCTCGTGGATTGAAGAAAGCTGTTATGACGTTTGATCCACATCCATCAGTTGTGTTAAATCCTGAACGTAAAAGAACGACTTATTTAACACCACTTTCAGACAAAATTGATATGATAGCTTCACATGATGTGGACTACTGTATTGTTATCAATTTCTCATCTAGGTTTGCGAATGTAACTTCTGAAGAATTTATTGAAGAATATATTATAAAAAATAATGTTAAAGAAGTTATTGCTGGATTTGACTTTACATTTGGTAAATTTGGTAAAGGTAATATGACAGTGTTAAACGAAGTTGATTCATTTAATACGACAATAGTAGGCAAACAGGAATTAGACGATGAAAAAATTTCTACTACAGCGATTAGAGATGCGTTACAAAACGGTGAATTGCAAAAAGCGAATGAGGAATTAGGTTACTTATATAAAATTAAAGGTACAGTCGTTCAAGGTGAAAAGCGTGGGCGAACAATAGGATTTCCAACTGCAAATGTTCATCCTAGTGATGATTATTTGTTACCTAAAAAAGGTGTATATGCAGTAAGTATGGAAATCGGCACTGAACAAAAATTATATAGAGGCGTTGCAAACGTAGGTGTTAAACCCACTTTCCATGATCCAGCTAAAGCCGAAGTGGTAATAGAAGTAAATATTTTCGATTTCGATGAAAATATTTATGGCGAACGAGTAGTGGTATATTGGCATCATTTCTTACGTCCTGAAATAAAATTTGATGGCATTGATCCATTGGTAGAGCAGATGAATGATGACAAAGCACGTGCTAAATATTTATTATCTGTTGATTTTGGTGATGATGTATCATATAATATATAA
- the rbfA gene encoding 30S ribosome-binding factor RbfA, producing MSNMRAERVGEQMKKEIMDIVNNKVKDPRVGFITITDVELTNDLSQGKVYLTVLGNQKEVDNTFKALDKAKGFIKSELGSRMRLRIIPELSFEYDESIEYGNKIERMIQDLHKQDK from the coding sequence ATGAGTAATATGAGAGCAGAACGTGTTGGCGAACAAATGAAAAAAGAAATCATGGATATCGTTAATAATAAAGTGAAAGATCCTCGAGTAGGTTTTATTACAATTACAGATGTTGAATTAACAAATGATTTATCTCAAGGTAAAGTATATTTAACAGTTCTAGGTAATCAAAAAGAAGTAGATAATACTTTTAAAGCACTAGATAAAGCTAAAGGATTTATTAAATCTGAACTTGGCTCACGTATGAGATTACGAATTATTCCAGAATTATCATTCGAATATGATGAATCAATAGAATATGGTAATAAAATTGAACGTATGATCCAAGATTTACACAAACAAGATAAATAA
- the rpsO gene encoding 30S ribosomal protein S15 — MAISQERKNELIKEYRTHETDTGSPEVQIAVLTAEISALNEHLREHKKDHHSRRGLLKMVGRRRHLLNYLRGKDIQRYRELIKSLGIRR, encoded by the coding sequence ATGGCAATTTCACAAGAACGTAAAAATGAATTAATTAAAGAATACCGCACTCACGAAACAGATACTGGTTCTCCAGAAGTACAAATCGCTGTTTTAACTGCAGAAATCTCTGCATTAAACGAGCATTTACGTGAGCACAAAAAAGATCACCATTCACGTCGTGGATTATTAAAAATGGTTGGTCGTCGTAGACACTTATTAAACTACTTACGTGGTAAAGATATTCAACGTTACCGTGAATTAATCAAATCTTTAGGTATCCGTCGTTAA